Proteins co-encoded in one Streptomyces roseochromogenus subsp. oscitans DS 12.976 genomic window:
- a CDS encoding SDR family NAD(P)-dependent oxidoreductase, with protein sequence MTHSQGMLAGKVVMITGASSGIGAAAARVFSAEGARVVLMARNPEPLEALAREITATRGPAHAVAGDVTSAQDVRRVVEAAVETYGRLDGAFNNAGWGAPRTPLHLTEDSEYDRVFDVNVRGVWNCLRRQIPAMIATAGGGAVVSSSSTAGVVGHFLPGAPYIAAKHAVIGLTKAAADQYGSQGIRANVLAIGATRTELLQEALDQYPGLEDRLASESMVGRLAEPEEVARAAAWLLGDGSSFVTGATVPVDGGVTAR encoded by the coding sequence ATGACGCACTCCCAGGGCATGCTCGCCGGCAAGGTCGTCATGATCACCGGTGCCTCCAGCGGCATCGGAGCCGCGGCCGCCCGTGTGTTCAGCGCCGAAGGCGCCCGCGTAGTGCTGATGGCCCGCAACCCTGAGCCCCTCGAGGCATTGGCCAGGGAGATCACTGCGACCCGTGGCCCGGCCCACGCGGTCGCCGGTGACGTCACCTCGGCACAGGATGTACGGCGTGTGGTCGAGGCGGCTGTCGAGACCTATGGGCGGCTGGACGGCGCGTTCAACAACGCCGGTTGGGGCGCTCCCCGTACGCCGCTGCATCTGACGGAGGACTCCGAGTACGACCGGGTCTTCGACGTGAACGTGCGAGGTGTGTGGAACTGTCTGCGCCGCCAGATCCCCGCGATGATCGCCACCGCGGGCGGCGGCGCCGTGGTCAGCTCGTCGAGCACCGCCGGGGTCGTCGGCCACTTTCTGCCCGGCGCCCCCTACATCGCGGCCAAGCACGCCGTGATCGGCCTGACCAAGGCGGCGGCGGACCAGTACGGGTCCCAGGGGATCCGGGCCAACGTCCTGGCCATCGGCGCCACCCGCACCGAGCTGCTCCAAGAGGCGCTCGACCAGTACCCGGGTCTGGAGGACCGGCTGGCCTCCGAGTCGATGGTGGGCAGGCTCGCGGAGCCGGAGGAGGTGGCCAGGGCCGCCGCGTGGCTGCTCGGCGACGGCTCGTCCTTCGTCACCGGGGCGACCGTGCCGGTCGACGGCGGGGTGACCGCGCGATGA
- a CDS encoding ScbA/BarX family gamma-butyrolactone biosynthesis protein, producing the protein MHRRNGEQVLVTGVEQCEENRFNVSVHWPRDHRFYGPCADGGSDPQLVSETMRQAGILVGHVAYDVPKGHSFVMNELSHTVDWEALAPADTRTRLDLEVNCLEVRRRGRTLFGVRGTMVLRREGREVASGTFDYRCMSPGVYRRLRAEARSSEDPALPALPAPVEPVAVGRVRPQDVVIASSGLPGTFLLRAERDHPVLYDHPLDHVPGMAIIEAMRQTAQAVTGLSGAVTARMQTAFSHYVEHDLPCYLTTGTPTRPDGGAVEVPVQVWQRDQEAARGVIPLSPCGDGLELTFLPYPSEQRQPVLQLAGRAV; encoded by the coding sequence GTGCACCGCCGCAACGGCGAGCAGGTGCTCGTCACGGGGGTGGAGCAATGCGAGGAGAATCGTTTCAATGTCTCTGTGCACTGGCCGCGGGACCACAGGTTCTACGGCCCGTGCGCGGACGGCGGCAGTGATCCGCAACTGGTGTCCGAGACGATGCGGCAGGCGGGGATCCTCGTCGGTCACGTCGCGTACGACGTGCCGAAGGGGCACAGCTTTGTCATGAACGAGCTGAGCCACACGGTCGACTGGGAGGCGCTGGCTCCGGCCGACACCCGGACCCGGCTGGATCTGGAGGTGAACTGCCTGGAGGTGCGGCGGCGCGGCCGGACGCTGTTCGGCGTCCGGGGCACGATGGTGCTCAGGCGCGAGGGCCGGGAGGTCGCTTCGGGTACGTTCGACTACCGCTGCATGTCGCCGGGCGTCTACCGGCGGCTGCGGGCCGAGGCCCGCTCCTCCGAGGATCCGGCCCTGCCCGCACTTCCGGCTCCCGTGGAGCCGGTCGCCGTGGGCCGGGTACGTCCCCAGGACGTCGTCATCGCGTCGAGTGGACTGCCCGGTACGTTCCTGCTGCGAGCCGAACGCGATCACCCGGTCCTCTACGACCACCCGCTCGATCATGTCCCGGGCATGGCGATCATCGAGGCGATGCGGCAGACGGCCCAGGCCGTGACCGGTCTGTCGGGCGCGGTGACGGCCCGTATGCAGACGGCCTTCTCCCACTATGTCGAGCACGACCTGCCCTGCTACCTCACCACCGGCACACCGACCCGGCCGGACGGAGGAGCCGTCGAGGTACCGGTGCAGGTGTGGCAGCGCGACCAGGAGGCGGCCCGCGGAGTGATCCCCCTGAGCCCGTGCGGGGACGGACTGGAGCTCACGTTCCTTCCGTACCCGTCCGAGCAGAGGCAGCCGGTGCTCCAGCTCGCGGGGAGGGCGGTATGA
- a CDS encoding ScbR family autoregulator-binding transcription factor, producing the protein MRTRRKLIDAAAAVISKRGYRAATIADIMEAGDVTRGALYFHFSSKRALADAIIQEQTLPYTVTAPGSPLQRLISMSLEIGRGLQNDPLLRAGTRITVDTVFDDAPVTPFEEWNTVAVALLTEARDAGELLPHIDPGTCGEFIVAAFTGVQLFSQAASGHADLSERITNLWRLLLPGIAHPAAITYLNPTFPDSRPGAPADQPLEPSDA; encoded by the coding sequence TTGCGCACCCGAAGAAAACTCATCGATGCCGCCGCGGCCGTCATCAGCAAGCGCGGCTACCGGGCTGCCACGATCGCCGACATCATGGAGGCCGGCGACGTCACCAGAGGCGCGCTCTACTTCCACTTCAGCTCGAAGCGGGCGCTCGCCGACGCCATCATCCAGGAGCAGACCCTCCCCTACACGGTGACCGCGCCCGGCTCCCCGCTCCAGCGGCTCATTTCGATGAGCCTGGAGATCGGACGGGGGCTGCAGAACGACCCGTTGCTCAGAGCGGGCACCCGCATTACCGTCGATACGGTCTTCGACGATGCGCCGGTCACCCCGTTCGAGGAGTGGAACACGGTGGCCGTCGCGCTGCTGACGGAGGCCCGCGACGCCGGGGAGCTGCTGCCGCACATCGATCCCGGAACCTGTGGCGAGTTCATCGTGGCCGCCTTCACCGGAGTCCAGCTCTTCTCCCAGGCGGCGTCCGGTCACGCGGACCTGTCGGAGCGCATCACCAACCTGTGGCGACTGCTGCTGCCGGGCATCGCCCATCCCGCGGCGATCACCTACCTGAATCCGACCTTCCCCGACAGCCGCCCCGGAGCCCCGGCCGACCAGCCCCTCGAACCCTCGGACGCCTGA